The following DNA comes from Cedecea neteri.
CCGAGCCAAAATAAAAAGGGCCGCTAAGCGGCCCTTTTTATTCTTTTGCAGTCAGATTTACAGTCGACCCTGTTGCCTTAACCATTCGCGAACAAGGAACAAAGCGCTGACGTTACGCGCCTCGCTGAAATCATCTTCATTGAGCAAATCCATCATTTTCGCCAGCGGCCACCGTACCTGCGGCAGTTCTTCCGGCTCGTCCCCTTCAAGCGATTCGGGATACAGATCTTCTGCAACCACAATGTTCATTTTGCTCGAAAAATAGGACGGTGCCATCGTCAGCGTTTTCAAAAACGTCAGCTCGTTCGCGCCAAAACCCACTTCTTCTTTCAGCTCGCGGTTGGCGGCCTCAAACACCGTTTCACCCGGGTCGATCAGCCCTTTAGAAAACCCTAGCTCATAGGATTCTGTGCCAACCGCGTATTCACGGATTAAGATCAAGTGGTCATCAACAACAGGTACTATCATGACCGCCTCACGTGAAGACGGTTTCATACGTTCGTAGACGCGGCGAACGCCATTGCTAAATTCCAGATCCACCGTTTCGACGTTAAAAAGCCGCGAACGCGCCACGGTTTCGACATTTAAAATCGTTGGTTTTATTAGTGATTTGCTCATGTGGCCGGGATCAACAGTGAAAGAGGTAAGTTATTGTGCGGCATGCCGCACATATCGTGCAACGAGCATTGGCTATTATTTACATTTTTGTAACTTCTATTGAGCCAAAACACGCAATGCAGCCCCCTGTCAAGGCAGGTACTATTGAATAGGAATTTACTTGTATTTCGGACGAAGTCGCTTTGCTAACATTGTGTTACTGTAGGCCGGTCGCCTTAAAAACAGCTCAAGTTTGCAGCTTTACCTGCCGATAATGACTTCTGGCGTCTTAACCTTTTGAAAGGCCGATCTTTTGCCGATTTTGATGAAAAAGACGATTGTTTGATGGGGAAAGCATGAGCACCTTATTATTTCTGTTAGCTGCTATGCTGGCCTGCGTACTGATTGCCGGATGGCTGATTTGGCGAAGCCTGAGGCTTCGTGCCCGGGTTTCGCACGATCGTTCCTTCTCCGGTGCCACCACGCGTAAACTGACCCCAGAAGAGCGCGTTGCCGTCGAAAATTACCTCGAGCGCTATTCGCGTTCTCAGGAACTGATCGGCCCATCCGGTGCAAGCAATCCACCGCCAAGGTTAACGCTCACCGCGCAAAGCAGCATGGTTTTCTCCCTGACCCGATCTATCACTCGCTACGGCCTCTCTGCCGATGACGCCAATAAATGGCGTTATTATCTTGATTCTGTTGAAGTGCATTTGCCGCCATTCTGGGAGCAATACATCACCAACGATAACGACGTGGAGCTGATTCGGACAAGCAGCATCCCGCTGGTGATTTCACTCAATGGCAATACGCTGCAAAACGATACGCTGGACACGCAGCAGTATGCCCTGGAAGGTTATTCAGGCACTCAGGCATCCATCCGGGGCGAAGAAAGCGAGCAAATCGAGCTGCTAAATATTCGCCAGGAAACCCAGGAAGAATATTCCCTGAGCCGCCCTGACGGCGTCCGTGAAGCCGCACTTATTTGCATCGCTTTTATCATGCTGTTCCTGAGTCTCGTGACGCCGCCCGTGTTCCTGCCCTGGCTCATTGGCGGTGCCGTTTTGCTGATTGCCGCCGGGTTATGGGGCCTCTTTGCTCCTCCGGCAAAAACGGCATTGCGCGAAATCCATTGCCTGCGCGGCACACCTAAGCGCTGGGGGCTGTTTGGTGAATCCAACCAGGATCAGATGAACAATATCTCCCTGGGGATTATCGACCTGGTTTATCCACCGCACTGGCAGCCTTTTGTAGCGCAGGATTTGGGGCAGAAAACCGACATCGATATCTACCTTGACCGCCATGTAGTGCGTCAGGGGCGTTTCCTTTCTCTGCATGATGAAGTGCGTAACTTCCCGCTACAGCACTGGGTGCGCAACCTTCTTATTGCCGCTGGTGCGCTGTTGGTCCTGCTGATGATGACCATTTGGGTGCCATTGGAAATGCCCATTAAGCTCAGCGCCTCATGGTTAAAGGGCGCTCAGTCCATCGAAGCCACCAGCGTTGAAGACCTCGCCAAATACAAGCTGCAGGTTGGCGATACGCTTAGAGTCAACGGCACGGGGATGTGTAATATTCAAACGCCCGGCGGTTATCACGCGCGGCAAAATTTCCCGTTCACCCCCTTCGACTGTTCACAAATTATCTGGAATACCGCCCGTCCTCTGCCCTTGCCTGAGTCGGAAATCATGGACAAAGCGGTCGCCCTGACCAAAGCCGTCAGCGGGCAAATCCATCCTCAGGGTGGCGAAGCTGACAGCAAGGTAAACCCCCAGCTCGCGGACGCCATTCAGAAATCAGGCATGGTCCTGTTGGATGATTTTGCCGGGATTGTGAAAAAAACGCAGGCGCTGTGTACCGCAGAGGAAGAGTGTGTGCGCCTGAAAAATGCGCTCGTAAACCTGGGCAACACTAAAGACTGGGATTCTCTGATCAAGCGTGCGGATTCAGGAAAACTGACCGGGGTGAATGTCCTTCTACGGCCGGTTAGCGCCGAGTCGCTGGATAACCTGGTGACCACCTCAACCGCGCCATTCTTTATCCGTGAAACCGCCCGCGCAGCTCAGGCGTTAAACAGCCCGGCGCCGGGCGGCTACATCATCATCAACGATGAAGGCGGCGATCTCGTGGACCAACCGCTGCCGCCAATGTCGCTGTATGACTTCCCGGCTCAGGAACAATGGACCGAATTCCAGCGGCTGGCGGAAATGTTGCTGCAAACACCGTTCCACGCCGAAGGAATCATTACCGGCATCTACACGGACGCTAACGGCACACAGCACGTCACCCTGCATCGGATTTCCGATACACACAGCCTCTGGAGCTACATCGGTATTTCTCTGATGCTGATTGCGATGCTGGCCTGCGCCGCGATAAACGGCGTTCTGGCGGTGACTCGCTATCGCCGTGCCAGTACGCGGCTGGCTGAAATTCAGCGCTATTATG
Coding sequences within:
- the nudE gene encoding ADP compounds hydrolase NudE, translating into MSKSLIKPTILNVETVARSRLFNVETVDLEFSNGVRRVYERMKPSSREAVMIVPVVDDHLILIREYAVGTESYELGFSKGLIDPGETVFEAANRELKEEVGFGANELTFLKTLTMAPSYFSSKMNIVVAEDLYPESLEGDEPEELPQVRWPLAKMMDLLNEDDFSEARNVSALFLVREWLRQQGRL
- a CDS encoding intracellular growth attenuator family protein, whose translation is MSTLLFLLAAMLACVLIAGWLIWRSLRLRARVSHDRSFSGATTRKLTPEERVAVENYLERYSRSQELIGPSGASNPPPRLTLTAQSSMVFSLTRSITRYGLSADDANKWRYYLDSVEVHLPPFWEQYITNDNDVELIRTSSIPLVISLNGNTLQNDTLDTQQYALEGYSGTQASIRGEESEQIELLNIRQETQEEYSLSRPDGVREAALICIAFIMLFLSLVTPPVFLPWLIGGAVLLIAAGLWGLFAPPAKTALREIHCLRGTPKRWGLFGESNQDQMNNISLGIIDLVYPPHWQPFVAQDLGQKTDIDIYLDRHVVRQGRFLSLHDEVRNFPLQHWVRNLLIAAGALLVLLMMTIWVPLEMPIKLSASWLKGAQSIEATSVEDLAKYKLQVGDTLRVNGTGMCNIQTPGGYHARQNFPFTPFDCSQIIWNTARPLPLPESEIMDKAVALTKAVSGQIHPQGGEADSKVNPQLADAIQKSGMVLLDDFAGIVKKTQALCTAEEECVRLKNALVNLGNTKDWDSLIKRADSGKLTGVNVLLRPVSAESLDNLVTTSTAPFFIRETARAAQALNSPAPGGYIIINDEGGDLVDQPLPPMSLYDFPAQEQWTEFQRLAEMLLQTPFHAEGIITGIYTDANGTQHVTLHRISDTHSLWSYIGISLMLIAMLACAAINGVLAVTRYRRASTRLAEIQRYYDSCLNPTLTPPTPLK